From the Fictibacillus halophilus genome, the window GATCATTACTTTCTTTCATAACACACGCTTTTTTTCTCTTCTTTATTATATCGTTTTAAGAATAGTTTGGAAATGTACTTGTCCCTGTTTTTTTCAATAAAGCGCCTTTTTTCAAATAATTCCACTCGTCACTAGTATTCCCATCGGTCTTGTTTAGAAAACGTATGTAATTGATGTGAGGGTAAGATAAAAAATGAAGAGAAACCCAAAAAATGCTCCCTAGTGATTAGGGAGCATTCCTGGATAGAGGTTATTTTTGTTGTTGGTTTTTACCTTGTTGAGACTGTTGGTTTTGTTGGCGAACTTCTTGAGCGTTAGTTTCGCTAGCAAATTCAGTCCCGTAAGATTGACCAGCTTGTTGTTGAGCGTTTTGTTGCTTTT encodes:
- a CDS encoding gamma-type small acid-soluble spore protein → MDKQQKQQQQQARQKQQNAQQQAGQSYGTEFASETNAQEVRQQNQQSQQGKNQQQK